The following coding sequences are from one Triticum aestivum cultivar Chinese Spring chromosome 5A, IWGSC CS RefSeq v2.1, whole genome shotgun sequence window:
- the LOC123107780 gene encoding uncharacterized protein isoform X1 has translation MRTWAPNPHRAGNPASGGDSASHPPKSLQLLPPATQELAAMNPKELFGLFVGKERGEAIQDLEISLRAKVSLLFSLCCCHYNWTGAGLVVSCFPLQGSLTQAEDATLRKFSTAADVAYAASSTFFTLPLCFSINKGASTSIPSIIMRCELPFNLVRDDRYSYL, from the exons ATGCGGACGTGGGCGCCTAATCCCCATCGCGCCGGAAACCCAGCCAGTGGCGGCGACTCTGCTTCTCACCCACCCAAATCGCTGCAACTTCTCCCTCCCGCGACACAGGAGCTGGCGGCCATGAATCCCAAGGAGCTCTTCGGGCTTTTCGTCGGAAAG GAGCGTGGGGAGGCCATTCAGGATCTGGAGATCTCCCTGCGGGCCAAGGTTTCGCTCCTGTTTTCACTTTGTTGCTGCCACTATAACTGGACTGGTGCTGGACTGGTGGTTTCTTGCTTCCCTTTGCAGGGATCGCTCACACAGGCGGAGGACGCCACGCTGCGGAAATTCAGCACCGCCGCCGACGTGGCCTACGCTGCGAGCTCTACGTTCTTCACTCTTCCTCTCTGTTTTTCCATAAATAAAGGTGCCTCGACCTCCATTCCATCTATAATCATGAGATGTGAATTGCCCTTCAACCTAGTACGCGATGATAGATACAGTTATTTGTGA
- the LOC123107780 gene encoding uncharacterized protein isoform X2, protein MRTWAPNPHRAGNPASGGDSASHPPKSLQLLPPATQELAAMNPKELFGLFVGKERGEAIQDLEISLRAKGSLTQAEDATLRKFSTAADVAYAASSTFFTLPLCFSINKGASTSIPSIIMRCELPFNLVRDDRYSYL, encoded by the exons ATGCGGACGTGGGCGCCTAATCCCCATCGCGCCGGAAACCCAGCCAGTGGCGGCGACTCTGCTTCTCACCCACCCAAATCGCTGCAACTTCTCCCTCCCGCGACACAGGAGCTGGCGGCCATGAATCCCAAGGAGCTCTTCGGGCTTTTCGTCGGAAAG GAGCGTGGGGAGGCCATTCAGGATCTGGAGATCTCCCTGCGGGCCAAG GGATCGCTCACACAGGCGGAGGACGCCACGCTGCGGAAATTCAGCACCGCCGCCGACGTGGCCTACGCTGCGAGCTCTACGTTCTTCACTCTTCCTCTCTGTTTTTCCATAAATAAAGGTGCCTCGACCTCCATTCCATCTATAATCATGAGATGTGAATTGCCCTTCAACCTAGTACGCGATGATAGATACAGTTATTTGTGA